TTCATCTGTTAGAATATGCTCTGATGCAGAGGTTAATTCGCTGCCAGCGCAGCCCGAGAGCATGAGGGCGGCCGCTACTGAAATCGATTTTCTTCTCATTGAAAAGCCTCTCAATAATTAGCTAAAGAACCTCAACGAGCAATTTTTTGGCGATTCCTACTAACAACCAAATCAAGCTTTCTAGCGACACGCAAGTCTGGGTTCCTGAAAAGGCTACGCAATCTACTCCCGGTCCAACCCACAATCAGAATGGTAAGGGCGCAACACTCAAACCGCCCGAACTGTCGAAAGAAAGGATGGCTTCCCGGCGAACAATTAATACTGGCGTCCTTTTGGACAGAAGACTCCTTGCACCTTAAGACTGGTGCCGTCCTCGGCCGCCTCCACCACCTTGTGGTTATCACAGCGCGAAACCAAGCTCACCGCGCGCAGCATATGAGGGGACAGTGCCGGCTGGCCGTCCTGGCTACGCACGAGGAAAAGGTTTTGGGCACCGCCGAGGCGCGATATTTCATAGGAGCGCCCCTCAATAGTCTCGACACGCCAGAAGTCGAGCCCCTCAACATCATGATAGACTGGAGCGCCACCGCATGCGGCGAGGGTCAGCAAAAATATGAGGAGGAATGCGTTTCGATCCATTGGAGAAAGACTAGCGCTTGGTCTGTCCGCGCCTCAAGCCCTCCCGTTCATCAGCAAGCGCAACCAGTCTTCCCTGATGCACCACCGAAATTCCCTGATAATCCCTTGGAATTCCCTATTAATAGCTTTAGGGAAAACTTTAGAAAATCATTATATATCAGCATGTTAAGCAATGGCAAGTTGATATAAAAAGAGCAGATGCAGAAAATTCCCTGAAATTCGAGCCTTAACAGGGAAATACAGATCAAGCCACGCTAGCGCCGTCACTAGGTTGCCTTTCTTGCGGATCTTTAGAAAAGTCGCGCAAGTTCGGACTACTGCCGAACCTCGCCCAGGGTCTGTTCTGGCCCCATAGCCTTAAGTCCCTGAAAACTGTGGCGTCCCCGGCAGGATTCGAACCTGCGACCCTCAGATTAGGAATCTGATGCTCTATCCTGCTGAGCTACGGGGACAGCCGTGGCGAGCCCTTGGGTTAGGGCCTTATACAACGGCCGGACGGGGACGCGCCAGAGGCGGGTTGCCGCGTCAAAAGAGAGAGCGCCGGCCTGTGCCGGGCCGGCGCTCCTGAAGCTTTCGATGATGGGCCGCGCTTAGAAGGTCAGCGGCATCATGTAGTAGAGCGTCAGCACCTCGGTGCCCGGGTTGGTGTCGCCGAGGCCCGCGTTGGAGAGGTGAGAGAAGGCCAGCGCCAGACGGCCCTTGTCCTCGAAGATGTAGGCCGCTTCGATCTGGGAACGGAACTCCACCGTGTGGCCCAGGTCCTTGCCGTCGCCGTCGCTGTAGAGGCCGGGGCCCGACGACAGGCCGATGGCGAAGTTGTCGGTCAGCTTGATGTCCAGCAACAGACCGGCGCCGCCCCAGACGCCGCCGTCGGTCGTAACCTCCAGCCCGGCGAAGGGCTTGATGAAGCCGAGCCAGGCGGGCCCATGCCGGTACTCGATCCGGAAGTCGGCCGCCGCGTCGTCCGTCTGCAAGACGTCATAGACGCCGGCGCCGAACGCCAGAAGCGGCGGATCGCTCGCCTCGTCGGCCTGCGCGGCGCCAGCCGCCATGACCATCATCGCCCCCGCAACGCTCAGCGAACGCCAAAATCCCATCATGTCATCAATCCCCCACAGATAGGCGGGCCGTCCCGCGGCCTTTCGATTCAATCGCGTGAACTTACTCCAATAGGGTGAAGAAGGTAAAGCGCGTTAGCGCGTTTTAGCGCCCTTTAACTTCTCCGTCGCCCGGACCAGCGCACGGGCGATGCCCGGCTCCATGGCCGAATGCCCCGCATCGGGCACCATGACCAACTCGGCCTCGGGCCAGGCGCGCTTCAAGTCCGCCGCGCTGACGGCCGGGCAGACGATGTCGTAACGGCCCTGCACGATCACCGCCGGGATGCCGCGCAGCCGGTCGATCTTCGCCAGCAACTCGCCCTCCTCCAGGAAGCAGCCGTTGATGAAGTAGTGCGCCTCCATGCGCGCCAGGGCCAGCGCGGTGGCCGCGCCGCCGAAGGCGCGCACCGTCGCCGGATTGGGCAAGAGCGTGACGCAGCGCCCCTCATAGGCGGCCCAGGACTGCGCGGCGGGGAGGTGAACCTTGGGGTCGGGATCGTTGAGGCGCTTGGAGTAGGCCTCCAACGGGCGGCTCCGCTCGCCCTCCGGCAGCAGGCCGATGAAGTCCTCCCACGCCTCGGGAAAGATATGCCGCATGCCGAAGAGGAACCACTCGATCTCCGCCTTGCGGGCGAGGAAGATGCCGCGCAGCACGAGGGACGAGACGGCCTCGGGGTGCGCCTGAGCGTAGGCCAGCGCAAGGGTCGAGCCCCAGGACCCGCCGAAAACCTGCCAGCGCTCCGCGCCGACCTTGCGCCGAAGGGTCTCGATATCCGCGATCAGATGTTGGGTGCTGTTGTCCTTGATCTCGGCGTAGGGGCGAGAGCGCCCCGATCCGCGCTGGTCGAAAAGCAGGATGTTGTAGTGCTCGGGATCGAAGAAGCGCCGATGATCGGAGGCACAGCCGGCCCCCGGACCGCCGTGCAGGAAGACGACGGCCTCGCCCTTCGGGTTGCCGGAGAGTTCCCAATGGATATGGTGGAGGGAATCGACCTGAAGAAAGCCGCTGTCATAGGGCTCTATCGGTGGGAAAAGATCGCTTTGCACCCCTGCCTCATCTGTCTTGGTAGTCTGTTGTCCCCGCGCCTCGCCGGCGGGCGGAAAGCTTATCGCCCCCTCCGGGCGATTGCACCCTCTATGGCGCGCCTGACCGCACTCTTCACGCTGGCCGTACTCGCGGGCCTTTCGAGCCCGCAGGCCCAGGAGCTTCCCGCCGGCCTGAGCGCGCCCCGCTGGGAGCGCGTGGCCAGCGTGGTCGATGGCGACACCGTCCTCTTGGAAGGCGCAGGCGAGGTGCGCTTAGTCGGAGTGCAGGCCCCTAAGCTGCCGCTGGGCCGGGCCAACTTCTCCGCCTGGTCCCTGGCGCCCGAGGTCAAGAGCGCGNNNNNNNNNNNNNNGCCGGGAGGCCGGCCTCACCTTCGCCGAAGGGGGACGGCGCGAGGAGCGCTATGGCCGCGCTCTGGCGCACCTGGTGACGCGCGAGCGCGTCTGGGTCCAGGGCCGTCTGCTGGAGCTCGGGCTCGCCCGGGTCTACTCCTTCCCCGACAACCGCGCGCTGGTGGCGGAGATGCTTGAGCTGGAACGCGCCGCCCGGCGCGCCGGGCGCGGCATCTGGGGCCACCCCTTCTACCGCATCAGAGAGGCCCGGGCGGGCGCCCTCTGGCCCCTGCTCGATTCCTTTCAGGTGATCGAAGGCGAGGTGCGGGAGGTTTTTTCCTCCAGCCGAAACACCTACCTTAACTTCGGTGAGGACTGGAAAGAGGACTTCAGCCTGCAGATCCCGCGCGAGGTCCGGGATGAATTCAAGCAAGCGGGCGTAGAACTGGAGAGTCTTTCAGGCCGCCGGGTGCGCGTCCGCGGTTGGA
Above is a genomic segment from Limibacillus sp. containing:
- a CDS encoding acyloxyacyl hydrolase, encoding MMGFWRSLSVAGAMMVMAAGAAQADEASDPPLLAFGAGVYDVLQTDDAAADFRIEYRHGPAWLGFIKPFAGLEVTTDGGVWGGAGLLLDIKLTDNFAIGLSSGPGLYSDGDGKDLGHTVEFRSQIEAAYIFEDKGRLALAFSHLSNAGLGDTNPGTEVLTLYYMMPLTF
- the pip gene encoding prolyl aminopeptidase; the encoded protein is MQSDLFPPIEPYDSGFLQVDSLHHIHWELSGNPKGEAVVFLHGGPGAGCASDHRRFFDPEHYNILLFDQRGSGRSRPYAEIKDNSTQHLIADIETLRRKVGAERWQVFGGSWGSTLALAYAQAHPEAVSSLVLRGIFLARKAEIEWFLFGMRHIFPEAWEDFIGLLPEGERSRPLEAYSKRLNDPDPKVHLPAAQSWAAYEGRCVTLLPNPATVRAFGGAATALALARMEAHYFINGCFLEEGELLAKIDRLRGIPAVIVQGRYDIVCPAVSAADLKRAWPEAELVMVPDAGHSAMEPGIARALVRATEKLKGAKTR
- a CDS encoding thermonuclease family protein, with amino-acid sequence REAGLTFAEGGRREERYGRALAHLVTRERVWVQGRLLELGLARVYSFPDNRALVAEMLELERAARRAGRGIWGHPFYRIREARAGALWPLLDSFQVIEGEVREVFSSSRNTYLNFGEDWKEDFSLQIPREVRDEFKQAGVELESLSGRRVRVRGWISAYNGPLIRVTHPEQLELLEP